The Elusimicrobiaceae bacterium genome includes the window TTTTCCGCCGTGCCCGGCATGAAAGGCGCGAGCCAGCCGCTGACGGCGAGCATGCCCGCCGCCAGATCGCCGAAAATGGCGGGCAGTTTTTCCGGCTCGGTTTTGGCTTTGGCCCAGGGCTGTTCCCGGTCAATCAGCCGGTTCATGCCGGAAATGAGCGCCCAGACCCTGTTAAGCGCCATGTCAAACTCAAGCCGCTGCATATGGGCGTTGTAGGCCGAATCGGTTTCGGCGATTTGGGCGGGCATGGCGGAATCTTGCGCCGGCTCCGGCACCGTTCCGCCCAGATACTTGACCGACATGTTCGTTATCCGGTTGAGCAGGTTGCCCAGATCGTTGGCCAGATCGGAGTTGTAGCGCTGCCGGAACGAGGCGACTGAAAAATCGCCGTCGCCGCCGAACGGCACTTCCCGAAACAGGAAATAGCGCAACGCGTCCACTCCGTATTTGGCGGCCATCCCGGCGGGATCAACGAAGTTGCCGCGCGATTTGGACATTTTTTCTCCGTTCACCGTCCACCAGCCGTGCGCGAACACGCGCCTTGGCAGCGGCAGGCCGAGAGCCAAAAGCATCGCCGGCCAGATCACGGCGTGAAAGCGGTAGATCTCCTTGCCCATAAGGTGATAGTCGGCGGGCCAGTACCGGTCCATATCCAGTCCGCCGGTGAGCGCGCGCATGGCGGCTTTGTCTTCCGATGAATGCGCCAGCCGCTCGCCGTAGCCGACCGCCGTGGCGTAATTCAGCAGCGCTTCGAACCACACATAGATCGTATGTGAGGGATCCGATCTGATCGGAATGCCCCAGGCCACTTTCGAGCGCGATACGGACACGTCCTGCAGGCCGTCTTTCACGAAATTTATTATCTCCTGGCTCCGGTTTTTAGGCAGCAGGAATTCCGGGTGGCCCTCGAAATAATTCAGGAGCGCGTTTTCGTATTTCGACAGGCGGAAAAAATATGTGTCTTCCTTTACGGACTGAAGCGGTTTTCCGTGCACCGGGCAGAGGTTGCCGGGCTTAAGGTCTTTCTCCTCCCAGTAGTTCTCGCACGGGTAGCAGTACAGGCCTTCGTAGCTTCCCTTGTAGATGTCGCCCTGCTCAAGGAGGTTTTCGAAAACCAGTTTCACCGCCTCTTCATGGCGGGGCTGGGTGGTGCGGATAAAATCGTCGTAGCGGATATCGAGCAGTTCCCACATCGCCGCGAATCTGGCGGCGATTGTGTCGGCCCAGGCCTGCGGCCCGACTTTCTTTTCACGCGCGATTTTTTCGATGTTCGCGCCGTGCTCGTCGGTGCCGGTGAGGAAATGAACCTGCCTGCCCTGCGCCCGCAGGTGCCGCGCCAGAATGTCGGCTGCCAGGGTGGTGTAGGCGTGGCCGATATGCGGGTCCGCGTTGATGTAATAAAGCGGGGTGGTGATATAGTATTTTTTGGTTTCCATGGTGTCCTCCGGCGCGGGTCAGTTCTGTGCGGGAAAAAAACGGATTTTGAGTTTTTCGCATTCCAGCACGGCGGTTTCCAGCACGCGGTGCGGTGAAACGTTGCGGTTGATCGCTTCCCGGCGCCTGAAAAGCGTGTCCAGCAGGGTTTTATAGGAATCAGCCCGTGCGGGCTCGCCGGCCGCGGTCATTTTGCGGTGCGCGTCTTCAATGAGCAGTTCCACAAGCAGGCCCGCGTCGCGCCGCGCCGCCGCCAGTTCGGACGGCAGCCGGGCGGAAACGTTGAACGGATACAGCGGATCCATGTCGTCCAGATCGGCCATATTCTGCATCAGTTCCCGCACCTTCAGCGCCCGGTCCGCCGAGCCCTGTGAAAGCGGCGCGAAAAAGTCCGCTTCCTTTGCGCTGAAGCCCTGCTCGGCCAGCACGGCGGCCGTTTCGGAGTCGGTCAACGCGGAGAACGTCATGTCCTGGGCGCGGGAAATTATCGTGCCGAGCATCGAGGATCTGCGTGCCGACACCAGCACCCAGAACGTGCCCGCGGGCGGTTCCTCGAGCATTTTCAAAAGCGAGTTGGCGGCTTCCGGCTGCATGGTTTCCGCGTCGTCCAGAATGAAAACCTTGTGGCGCGCCTCCACGGCTTTCTGCTGCGCGCGGTCAATGGCTTCGCGGATCGTGTCGATGCGGATGCGCTGCTGTTTCTCGACCGGTTCGCCGCGCAGGGCCGCCTGATAGGCCAGATCTATTACCGCCACGTCAGGGTGAATGCCCCTGGCAATGTTCGCGCACATCCGGCACACTCCGCAGGCGTCGCCTTTGGAGCGGGCCGTTTCATCAAGGCAGTTGGCCGCCATTGCGAGTATTACGGCCACGTCCAGTTTCCCCACGCCTTTTGGCCCGTGGAACAGGAAAGCCGGAGGAATGCGGTTCGCCCTGAGCTGTTTTTTCAGCTGGGAAATGACCCGCGCATGGCCTATAATAGAGGAAAAGCTCATGTCTTCACCATTCGTTTGACCGCTTTAAGCGCGCTGACCAGCGTGATGATTTCCGCGCTGATCGCTTCGATGGAGCGGTCGGCGTTTATGACAACCGCGCGCGCGTCGCCCGCGGCGGCCCTGCGGTAGCCCGCGCGCACTTTCCGGCGGAACCGCGCGCCTTCCAGTTCCAGCCGGTCGGCGGCGATATGCAGGCTCCGCTGTGAAAACCTTTTGTCCGGCATGAGAAAGACCAGCGTGAGGTCGGGTCTGAGCCCGCCGGTTGCGGCTTTGTTGAGCCGGTTTACCAGCTTCAGGTCCAGCCCCCGGCCGTAGCCCTGGTACGCCACGGTGGACATGGTATAGCGTTCCGACAGAACCGCTTTCCCCGCCGCCAGCGCGGGCCGCACCAGCTGCTGGGTGTGCTGGGCCCGTGCGGCTTCGTAAAGCAGCAGTTCGGCCGATGGCGCGACCTTATGGCACGGGTCAAGCAGGATCGAGCGGATCGCTTCGGCGAACGGCGTGCCGCCCGGCTCACGGGTATGCACGGTTTCGATGCCGCGCGACTGCAGATACGCGGCGAGTTTCCTCGCCTGCGTGGTTTTGCCCGCGCGGTCGGGCC containing:
- the metG gene encoding methionine--tRNA ligase, whose protein sequence is METKKYYITTPLYYINADPHIGHAYTTLAADILARHLRAQGRQVHFLTGTDEHGANIEKIAREKKVGPQAWADTIAARFAAMWELLDIRYDDFIRTTQPRHEEAVKLVFENLLEQGDIYKGSYEGLYCYPCENYWEEKDLKPGNLCPVHGKPLQSVKEDTYFFRLSKYENALLNYFEGHPEFLLPKNRSQEIINFVKDGLQDVSVSRSKVAWGIPIRSDPSHTIYVWFEALLNYATAVGYGERLAHSSEDKAAMRALTGGLDMDRYWPADYHLMGKEIYRFHAVIWPAMLLALGLPLPRRVFAHGWWTVNGEKMSKSRGNFVDPAGMAAKYGVDALRYFLFREVPFGGDGDFSVASFRQRYNSDLANDLGNLLNRITNMSVKYLGGTVPEPAQDSAMPAQIAETDSAYNAHMQRLEFDMALNRVWALISGMNRLIDREQPWAKAKTEPEKLPAIFGDLAAGMLAVSGWLAPFMPGTAEKIRASLRGPDGKIQVCPPLFPRLADEAAGPAK
- the tmk gene encoding dTMP kinase — encoded protein: MPEKGLFIVFEGPDRAGKTTQARKLAAYLQSRGIETVHTREPGGTPFAEAIRSILLDPCHKVAPSAELLLYEAARAQHTQQLVRPALAAGKAVLSERYTMSTVAYQGYGRGLDLKLVNRLNKAATGGLRPDLTLVFLMPDKRFSQRSLHIAADRLELEGARFRRKVRAGYRRAAAGDARAVVINADRSIEAISAEIITLVSALKAVKRMVKT